ttgtttgtttactaCTATAAGTCTGAAGTATTTGGAGCTTTTTTACTCTTCAGGACAAAATTGTGTGAATATTACCATCTTTATTTAAGGCTCCAAACACTTTAAACTCTGACACGATTTAACCCCAGGGTAGTAATCCCATCTCTGGACATTTTGGGAGCAGCCTCTTCATCCACCCTTAACATCCATAGCATGAACTTTGTCTTTCCATCAATGTCCTCACAGGGGTTATGTCTTACTAACCATCTTAGCTTACATCagtcctgtgtttttttttgttttgtttttatgtttctatGTTGTCATCAAACACCTTCATCATTCTGTCCTCGCCGCCCTCTTCCGATCCTCTCTGCTCAGCTGCCAGTCAACACCTTGACCCGGAGAAACACAGGCGTCACAAATCCAGTTCCCCAGGCCGACATGATGCATATGCTCCAGTGAGCACACATCGTGATAACTCCCCTGAATATAGCTCAACACACCCCAAAAGGAGCAGGTACCCAAGACAGGACCCAGCAGCACCCCACAGCCACTCCCGATACCCCGAGCATCACCTAGTGGCAGAAGGAGGGCGAAGCAGGCACGCAGACCCGTACCCAGAGCACCTGTTGCCCTCTAAAGGCAAGCATGGGGACAGGTACACAGAGTATGAGCCCACAGAAACTGGCAGGGCCAGGGGCGACGGGGGGGGCGACACAGTGGTCAGGACAAAGGAGAGACCGGGCAGACCGCCTCCACCACAGAGCCCCATAGAGAGAGACGGGGCCTGGGATAGGAAAAGGGACAGGCACCATGATCGAGACAAAGGCAGAGACCTGGACTGGGAGAGGCATATGGGGAAGGATCCGAGGAGAGAGCAGGACCTCAGGGGGGCgagagcaggagggagagatgatgaaagagagagagacaggcagagacagaaagacaaagacagacaacGGATAAGAACAATGAGCAGGGACAGAGGATTCGAAGAGGAACGGGGGCACAGCAGGGACCGGCCCAGGGAGGGCAAGGCGTcttgggaggaggaggaggatgacggtgagagggagaggagggccGGGGTCCGGCTGCGTATCCACTCAGGCCCCgaaaatgtgtttgatgatCTGGAGTTGGAAGGCGGGGGTCCTGGCAGGGGACGCAGTCATTCTCGTTCCAACGGAGAGACAGGTACCGccctgagccccccccccccccccccttgggGCTCTGTGGGGGAGTTTGTGTGGTGTGCAGCTTTTTTGGCTTTGGCAATCTCAGGTGGTGGGTTCATCTAACCTTGCAATCACTAACAAAGACACTAATTTCCTCCCTTCTCATGAGGACCACCAAGTGATTCAGATGATGGTTTGGATGAttcaatttgttgttgttgtgctgtgGGGTTGTTTCAGTTGCAATGTGTGCTGGGTTGTTGCAACGAGCAAAGAAATGATCACACTGATATTTTGTGTGTTGTGATTTTGTCGTAGATTAGCGTCGCATATTCTGATGACCTCAAATCTGGTAATCTCAAAGGGTTTCAGGGCTAGCGTGCTGGTTGTATTATCCCAAAAAtggtaaaaacatttaaccaaaccCACTGATAAACACCAGTAGAGACGCACTGCAGCCCTTTGAGGTGCCTCATCACTTAAATCCAACTATAATTGAATTACTCGATCAGTCAGAAAATTATGTTTAATTGGATCATTCAATTTGTCATTAGTTAAGAAAAatgcccccaaaaaataataataatttaaaataaaatatactgaTTATTTGACTATGGAAAGAAACCTTTTATCTATTGTTAACTGTTTTTGGCGAAATCAACAGGTCGTATTGTGCACCGAGGGAGCGGAGCAGTGATTCCAGCAGAGTTCGGAGTGACCGAGGCCACCAAGGGATTAGCAAAGCTCGATATCCGTGAGCAGGAGCTGAAGGACATGGAGGTGGCCAGGaaactgcaggaggaggagatcaAGGTGAGGAAGAAAACCtgaaaccttttttgttttctgcatgtAAGATATGAAGGAAAAATTTTAATACAAAACCCTTAAAAATTGAAATTACACAATATGTTGAAGATGTCTTATTCTACTGGGTTTTATGTAAAAATACCATTACCTGGTCATTACTTAACAACCTCAAGCACTTAAACCTAGTACTAAGAGCCACAAAGAGCAACACCCATCAGATATACAAACTAATCTGATATGCTTAAGCAACCCAGCTCCAATATCTGGAGCAAATACTGTAGCAAAGAAGCACCAGAATGGCACATTGTGATACATTGAAATACACTCTGATGTcaatgcaaaaaacaaactgaaatgccTCAATCTCGGCCATTTCCTATGTTATGTAACACTGGAACAATGTTTTCCACTCTGACTTTTTGATTGTTCTCTGGTTTCAGGCCAGCAAGATGCACGTGCGTTCAGCTCAAGTCGCGCAGGATGAGGTGAGTGGGCACGAAGTCTGGAAACCTCTCTTAAGctgtctttcctctttttttatatacccTTTAATTTCCTGAACTGAGGCAATTGAATCAGCTTTATTTTCCTACACTCTTGATTCTGCAAGGCCATTTCTAAACCAGCTTTTGGCCCTAGGTTATCTAAAAAGTAATGTGATGTACCACTGTGCTGTGGCATTTTATTATAGATATATTATATGGCTATTTAATGGTCTTTAAATATCGCTGCGTAAGATaatttgcttctctttgtattttgctgctgcaacgcaaacatttcccagtttgggataaatgaagtacttctgattctgataataaATGCATTGCCCACACATTAAATGCATGAGGTTGTTCTGTGTTAATTATCCTGTTGATGTGTCTGATGCATCTGGCAGGAAATCGCCCGACTGTTAATGGAACAAGAGAAGAAGGAGTACAGGAAAAATCGAGATCGGGAGAAAGAGCAGGacagggaggagaaagagagggagaggttgGCCTTGGAGAAGATGGCATATGAAAGGAGGCGTCCAGAGGGAGACTACCGGGTAATTTGCTCTAACCAAACTAATTTTAAAAGATTTGCTTTGGGGTGAAATATTTTTACAGACCTGActtaaaaaagtgtatttccaCTGCGGTACTGGAACCATAATTTAAGAAACCATAATTTGTGTTGGTTTCCAGCCCAGCTCGGAGGAAGTCGTCCGGCCCAGAACACGGGATGAGCAGGAACACCAGAGGCAGAGGAACCACAACAAGCCTTCCAGGTACAGTACAAGACTCTTTACTTCTTAAGACCAAATATTTTGCGTCAGTCGAGGCTCACAATCTCAATTATGTCATtaactttttaatgtttaatgtttttctccCTCCGTCTGTCTCAGGCCTCCTCAGCCTCGTGCACATGACTATGAGAACGTGAACTCTGCCTACGGCTACTCGGACCTCCATGCCCCCCCCCCGCGCTCCCACCAGACCCGAGGCTCATATCAGAGGTATAAAACACAGATTATTAACATTACAGTTTATTACTTTactaaagttttatttttttggccTTCTTAAAGCTTGAAGTgatagtattttttaaaatatgttttactcgATTCCATTTGCTGAATGCTTCAAAAATGGTGGACTGTCTTGACTGTATATATTCTGTACTGTTGTGGAAAGTAGTGTTGGtctttaaataacaattaagaaaataaaagttctCAACTCACAAACCTTCCCATAATTATGAATCCTGGTTTATAAAAAGTTTATATGCTGTATATCAGTTGAGTTGTGGCTGTTAGATAAGCCAATTGCTATTTGCACACAGGGTATAAATAGTCAGCAATGCTAATTGTACCTGGGTGTAAATCATCAAGAATATATTATTGTCAAATATttgttgtgggtttttttgttacACCTGGGTGCAAATATTATTGTTGACTGTTTTCACCTGGGTGTAcatatttttggggttttttttacacCCCGGTGCAAATAGCATTCTTGACTATTTACACCCGGGTCTAAATATTGTTGTCCACTATTTTCACCCGGGTGCAAATATTGTTGTACTTTCCGGATCTCAGAGACAAGCTGATGTTTGAAAGTTGCAGTGCAGAAATACTATGAATGCAGCGTGACGTGTCAGTACTGATAGATGTGTCTGTCTCCTCCGTCTCTGACAGGTGCCTATTATAAGCGGTGACTCCGGCTCTACACCCTGTCCAGACATCCTTTCAGTCCTCCTTCgtcctcttttttatttttatttatctttgtgttttactCTGTTGACCCAAAACTTTCGGAAAAGTTAATGCAATGggattcttttcttttctttttttaaataccctCCAAAGTCGGCCCAGAGTtaggaaagtgtgtttgtgagtgatgCAATCGCACTCATctgttcctttgttttatttgtaaattattttattgtttcttttaactgacTCAACATCCAGACAAGCCAAAAGCCTTGTGACACGACTCCCCCTGATTCTTAGCTGTCAACATGTAGAGGCTCCTCACTTTCTGTGGTCAACATGTGCTGATGCTCCTGCCATCTGTGGACCATGCCATCACAAGGGCTCAACGCCTCTGCTGGATATGACCATGCAATCTCTAAATTCCTCTCATGGACGTGCCTGCCTGGTCCAACTCGGCTGCTAGTGTCTTACATACCAACATGGCAGCTGCTTTATACCTCATGCTGCAGTTCTGTTGTCTTATCATGCTGTGCTACGAGGCTATACAGGCCCTCTCCATGTGCCATACAGCGTACCACTCCTGTTATTCAAACAACTCGAAAAATAAGCCTTTATCAAGATGCTGGTAGTTTTGCTTCGACATTTTTTACCACCTTGTTCCAGTGCAGGGGAGGTGGAGCTTTGTGATGATCCATGGACATTTTAATTGGCTGTaggctgtcttcttctgcttgtGTGGGGCACTTTTTAGCCCCATCACCCTTAAAACTGTGGATGGATGATATTCTGTGTATGACTCACTGTTTCTATGTGCATGCTTACTGAAAGTATACAACTGTGTACATGCATTTCAGCTCTATACCAAGTTCTCTGACTccctctttattgtcaaagCCACAAAAAGCCAATAATATCTTTGTGAATGAACAAAATATATTAGCTCATACTGTACTGCTGTGAAATATATCACTTTCCTGCCATTATTTCAGATCAGCTTATCATTTACAAACCAAACCTGGCCCATAAAAGAACCAGTAcccaaatgaaatgcatgtaCATTGCTTGTCTGTCAAACCTGAATTCATGCTTGTGCTTGTATGCACTTGTTGTTGCGATGGAATATatgctcttttatttaaatgtaaatatccagtttttgtttcttttttaattgtgCCACCAAATGATGTTCCCTACAGTGAAAAATACAAGGTTCTCTCATTAGTACCTCGATCAAGTGtctccacttttttttattttataaagggacctttctattttttttcaccacTGTTTTATTGGTCTTTCCTAAGATTGTTTCTTTAATTTACATTCCCAAAAGCTTTCCCACAGTTACTTCAATCTGCTTCTTTGTCTGAAGCTCAAAGGCAGACTTAATTTCCTGCCGGCAGAAAAACAATCATTCCCACAATGGAAGTGCATATGGATTTAGGGAAATCGGTCAAAGGATCAGCTTCAATACATATTACTGCTCAAAGGGAcctattttaatgtctttattacTCTGGGATCCATTATTTTCTGTTCATATTGAATAATAAGGATgttaagaaaagtaaaaagcacatttatgcTTTTGAGTTTACTGAAACGTTTGCGATTCTGTCCTTCCAATCTTTAGTGCTGCCTCCGAGTCCTCATGTTGTATTCAAATGTCTGCTTCCAAAATGACTCCCTCCCTTTTCAGAGAAAGTGTAAGAGGTTTGTATTGCCAAGGACAAACAATTAGGTGTTGAAATATGAAATGTGCTAGTTGCTGTTGACTTAATGAGATTCGTGCCATATGTTTGTAATTTTCAGGGACTTGAAAATGGGAAAAACGTAGAAGTTGTTGTGGTTGTAGCAGAGAAACCACACCAACCAAGGTGGGActccttatttattatttggtgAGAGCACCACCTTGTGGACATGTTGACAATTAAAAACTAAACCTACAAAAATGATATGCTTGGGGTCTTAAGTGTATTTGGGGATAATGTGCATCAAACATTACTTTGGAATAGAGTGCTGTCAACAAAGTGCTACAGTTGTTTCTTTAATCCAGGGCTTGTATGCAATCTACCAATCATGAATCAGCACACATGTTGGCATTTGCTGTGacagattgtttttaaagtaaaacaaatgaagtcGATTTTACCTTTTTAGCATCTCAAATGTAATAAACTATCAGCATTTCCATCGTTTGTGCATCGGACTCTTTCATTAAGCCTCATTTTGGTCACCGATACAAAATAAGCTGGTCAGTGAGTTCACCGGTAAAACGGGTTTACGCCTTCATTTAAAGAAGAACCTTAAGGTTTCTTGAATCATTTATATCCATATTTACATTTCCAGAATGTCCTCTAACCACAAGACACTCTACCAGTAAAACAGGTATGAAGCTTACGAGAGACAACCTGCCCTCTGAAGcaaaacgtgttttttttgtatccccTTTGAGCTCTCCCTCGTGGCACTGACCTGCTGAAACATTTGACCATGAGTAAATCTTAAGCAAAACTCAAATAATACCGTAACATTTCATTAGGATTGATTTGTCCCACCCAACTGTTGAGCAGATCAAAGTTAAGTCTGCATCTCTGCAATACTGAAAAGGGATCCCAGTTTGAACTATGACCTTCAGCTGTTTGTGCATAAAAATGTTACCTAGACTAAATCTAGCTAAAAGAATAGTGAGACATGAAAACTAAGTATACAGTAATAATTGTATCGTTTATTTATCATGTGTATTTCTTTTGGAAAAGATACAAAAgtgtatatttaatataacCCAACATGCAATATTTTTCCtttgatataaaacaaatactttgtAGTTTTCATCTCATTATCTGTGACTCGTATCTAAAACATGACAACATCATGTGCTCAGTGGATTCATTGTGCAATACTTGTATGTCAGTTAGTGTTTTATTGACAGCATGTTTAATAAACCTTGCCAATCTCCAGTAAAGTACAGAGTTACACCCTTAATCTGAGAATGGCTGAGTTGATCTAGTTGACCAACATACCTGACATACTGACGCCTGCTTGCATGTGGTAACACCGCTGCCATGCCCTCAGTGGGAGATGTCACAACCAAACTACTGGAGCTACACCTCCACAACGAGGAAAGTGGTTGCCGTAGAGCTTAAAGGGTTTTGAGATCAGACAAGAAACCTGTCTTGCTTCTTTAGTGtccttacatttacatttgaattaaaacttGTGAGATGAGATTTCAACTGTGTTAAAAATTAAGATTAGAAATAGTTTAAAAACTATAATATCCATGCAACTCTAGATACTGTAAAAGTATACAGTCATGCTGCAACATTTTGGCTATGCTGTCCAGACAGTTTAGCTCATCGGTGTTTCATACTGGCATCcattcaagtgtttgttttttttaatttacaaactttttaaaaaaatagataGATTTTCCAAGCCTGAAAACGGCTGTGGCTCAAACAGATAAGAAATCAGCCATAACTCCATTGGGTCAGCTCTTGTTGGCACTGATGTAGCCTGCATTACACACACGACCAGAAACAATGACTGAAATTTTTGAGCAAATAATACCCAGGCAAAGTTTCCAGCTGTGCGGATTACAGAAATACTGCAAAAccctgtgaagaaaaaaaaagtataaattatgttttaacaatatataGTTATGCGTCATTTGTAGGCTACACGTTTGAGCGTGTTTCTCAGACAGGCTGCATAACATAATaggcccaaacacacacaattatctTAAAACTGCATTCTTAACACTTTGCTCAAAACTCGATTGATATGAATAATTTGACTCTTCACTGTGTGGCAATCTGCACCGCCACAACAGGTGTTTGCGCCGAAAAGTGCACAGAAAAAGTTGACAGTGTTGCATAACAGAATTACGCGTTTTCACGGGTAATTGAACTCACCTGCCTTCCAATCACTCAGGTAGCACGAGAGTGATAAACGAGCTGCTTTATTCAACGCGAGAGTGGAATCAATTCTGAGGACTGAATGTCTTTTCCGTGTCTCACCTGGCAGCTAACAAGGTGAGTGCAGCTGTCTATCAACTGCAGCGTGCCGTGTTAAGACATGAAGACGCACCCACTTATtagcgagagagggagggaggggagggtgggggagagagggaggtttCTGTCTATCCTGGTCAAGTGTATATCAACATGTAAATCCtacacagagaaaataaaagcatgtgcTTCAGTTGCGCTGTTTGATATCACTTAATTATTTTAAACCTCATTTTAATCCTttgatgtattttctctctctctctctctctctctctctctctctctctctctctctctctctctctctctctctctctctctcggccTGATGAAGTCTTGGGCGCATCTTCAGGAAAAACCGGTGGAGGGAGTCAGATAACTATTTGCCAGACACTCAACTGATCCAACCCTCAACTAAGCTCTGCCTCATTTTCATGGGAGGGGATCATTACTGCAGTTACAGATCAAAATGCAACTCAAAGAAACAAGGAAAGTTGAGTGAAAACCACATTTCTGCACTTATCCATaatctgaatatattttatCATTGCATTTGCAAACCTATTTTGCaacctatttatttttgtttgaatccCGTGTTTgagttgtctgtctgtctgtctgtctgtctgtctgtctattaaTCCAGGATAACTTCATATGAGGTAGCCCGAATGTATCAAACTAATGAGAGTGATATAGCACTCATATTTGTGCTCATATGCTAATCTCATCtattcacttttctttttttcccctaaacTTCCTGTATGAACTTAATAAAGGTACAAATGGCTCTCTTATAGCCCTTGAGTGCATGTCACATGTTGAGATAAGGTTGAAATATAGCTGCAGAAAGGGACAGCTGATGTAAGCTGCCATGTCGGCAAAGGGAAATATTCTCATGATTAGGTGTAAAAATGAAGCAGGCGGTTGAGCCCTAGGCGCTCCGTGCTGTGCCTGATGCAGGAATGACATCGGACTGGTTTAAAGCTGCACCAAGGCCCATCATGCAGGGAGTCACCCTTGTATGCATGCCAAGGTGATTATTTGCACAAAAGTACCAAGTACAACTGAAATCATTTTAGAATATTGATCCATTAAACTTGTAGTTAAAAGCGGCTATAAGAAATACTATACAGCTTAATggctatttgttttttaaagataatgcCCTGATACAGGAAGGAGACTTTAGAAAGTTTACTATAAAGGGTTTAATCATGTTCCGTTGACAGACTGAAGACATTTTGAACTAGACACAGAGCAAATAAGCAATGAAGTAAGTTTTGCTTCAATTTAGCTGCTTCAGTTCCAGGAATGTGAGTGATGGCTCATTGACACACTTACTGGGACATTTGAGTAAAACAAAACCTTTCTCATTCTTATAATTACATTGGGGCTTTTCCTACTACGACAAATCAAAATGTCTGCATGAGAAAGAGGTTGGGAAATCTGAATCTGGGTCCTTGCTGAAAAGCTTCAATGTAACTCACTCAGATACAACACTCTTTTTGAAAGGCTTGGAAAATACCATATCGTTCATGTGTAAGAGTACCAATGCATAATGAGGACCACTGCCCCAGAACATGAGGGTTTCATGTTCTGGGGGATACATGCTGTAAAAACACTTGTGTGTTCAAAGACCTAGCTTTAAAGCCTTAGATGATCCTTGTGACAAAACTACTGACTATACAGGAAGCCTCTCTTCCATCCACTAGGAGCAGCACTGAGCAGCTCCTCAGGTGGGACAGAAGAAGAACCTGCTCCATCTTTGATGTCACATGCTGCATTGAATTTAATGGAAACCCCCTCTCTGTCAAATGTAATCATGAATACTCAGGCTTTTGATATGCCTAACATAAGTACTCCTGCTATAAATGTAGAAAAGAAGATTGCCTACCCTCTGGtgagtttgtatttttctggaaacacattttatgattGCCTGCACTGAGTGACTGAAATCCCCACCAacaagaataataaaaacacactttaaaacgTATGAAATGTCAAATACTGTTGAATAAAGTCCACAGAAAGAGGCAAAACCATCTTCAACTTACGGCTATGATTAACTTAAAGTATACTCCCAGTACCCgccttatttgtatttgtacaaACCAGACACACATTCCTTACAGGAAAAGAACAGGACTGTAAATGCTTTAAGAGCTCTTTGGCATTGAAACACCTTTTGGACTGCAgccattattattgttatgagTTACACCCCTGTATGACtatttaaacttattttttgGGCAAGGCTCACTAGCAGTCAGTCTCCAGCTCTCTAAAAACCGTAACTCACATTATATCAATGTAGCagtaaaaatgataaaatacagtATCTAAAATGACTTACTATTTAACATTCAAAGGTAACAATGACAGTTACAGAGCCTTAATAATTCTTCCTGATTGAATCACTTGTGCACTGATTCATAAATCAGCAATAACACAAATTGTAGTATAACATAGAATCATATGCTATTTGTGTTGATAGGGGTAAAGAAATGACTGGGATCCAAACTGTTAAACTACTAGGGggggcagtggctcagtaaaAAGGGacttgggaccgaagggtcgccggttcacgtcccgatcggaccaaaaaaataaaaatagctagctagagaggtgccagttctcctgcTAGGCCACTGCTGagcctctatctgctcccttggcgccaggtacctggctgcctctctgctctgcgacctctcctctgcatgtggttgtgtgtgcatgtatttcctctgtgtttgtgcatgtatatcctatgtgtgtcaacacaacagagtagagaaagcaatttccctgtaaggtattaataaagtatgtcttcttcttcttcttctactacaCAAAGGAAAACTCCAAGGTTCTCTATTTAATACAATGTAAATGCTTTTATTGTTACAGTGTTAGACCTAAAGTCAAACTCTATTTGCGTTTTAACATTAAGATTTTGTCCGGgtgtcaaaaaaataataactataactTTGGCACTGAACTCATCTTGTAACAGGTGTCTCATCTCGTTGGGGTTGTCTTGCTCAGAGGAGCCACTAGATGGCGTCTTCGTCATGTTTTCCACCGTAAGAGGTATCCTCACCATGATCCTTACTATTATTTGTAGCAGTGTCaaactttgttgtgttttttttcatactggGGTTTGCTTAATTAGTGATTGAAACACTTTTCCGCTTATAAAGTTGTAACCATTCGTTCACTGTCGTCCCTGCTCTGagattttttgtttattttggtcACATTGTACAGACATAATAGGAAGGCTAATGACTTTTAACATACTTTCGATTTGGCCTTTTCCTCTTAACTAAACACATTTTCGGGTGCAATTAACAATGCCTCACTGCTATTCCCAGAAATGAGATTACACTGTAACTCCTCCCAGATTTGGGCTTCCTTCTTTTGTGTGACGATGGCAAGAATCTGTCATCACTTCGAGGAAAGCATGCCTAGCGATTGCCAAAAGTACATTTAGAGAGTCAAACAATGACAGTGGCAGTATAAAGTCATTTTAACAGATAACTTTAATTTACTGTAAATCTTACAGGTGATTTCCAAGAAATTAAAACGTCTCCCTAAATTGGTGTTGACCTTACTATGTGCTGACTGAACTCTCTAGAAGGGTTTTGTCTGCAGttgtatatttttgaaaaagtcaCACTCAATTTCCCAAGTGTCAACCATCAATGTGTCtgttttagttgtgttttgtttgtgatctttacttcctgtcaatGCTGATAGATGTGATAGAGGATAATAAAATAGATAACTTCAGAAAGACAACTGAACAACAGCTTTCACAGCTCAGTATGGAAAACCAACCTTCAGTTTAACAATCCTTTTCCTGCCAAACTATTGTACCACAGCATAAAACCAGCCACCGGTGACaaagctttaaaagaaaacaatgagtTTACAACTGATCTCGAAGGACTGTGGTTTCCTAACAAACAACCTTTTCTGTGCCTTTTTAActatgcatttacattttgtcgcaattttgtgttttgtatccacaaacacacccagTGAGAGGAAACATTATCAGCCTGCTGAATGTTGATAAAGATTGGAGTTACCTacatctgtctttattttgcaaGTCGGTTTTTGCGTTTGTAATAGGGGTTTTCTGTGTACCCTGTCtgacatgtattttaaataaaataaaatgtttatatcaTCCTGACCTTTGCATTGTTTAACTTTCATCCTTTATCAGCTTGCAACTACTTTCATTAGACTAATACtgtagcagctctgtgatgatGCAATTGGTCCCAAACTATGCTGCAAGCTCaatgctaatgtcagcatgctaacattctCATAATGTCtggatgctaacatgctgatgcaAAGCAGGAACAATGTTTACCATAATCACCATCTCACCTTACCGTGTTAGCAACATTGAGAATTAGCTTAAACAAGTAGCTACAGttgaggctgatgggaaattAAGACTCAAACTAATTAACCACATTTTTGACAAGAGGAAGGCACTTAACTGAATTTCAGGGGAAACCAAAGTTACTACAGTTCAGGGAACAATGAAAGTGTAAACTACATTTCATGACAACAATTCCAATAGCTGATGGCAGTTAATgaggttttgtgtgtttattacagtaaacacataaaaccaaatatagtttttctgtttcataGTGGCAGATTGACTGTGACTCTGTAGGGAGTGTGTGCATCCGTTGTTCAGGCATCAGGATCATAGTTATGTTTTGAAACACTCTAGGTATGTGTCATACTTAATGTTACAAACATAGACACAAACTATGTGACTATGGTTCAGTGCCTCCTTACCCTTGAAACCATGAGCAAATTGCATGagttttcagtttcagtgttGCATTAACCCTAAGTGCAAATACAGTGAATTTGATTAAAACTTTGgtctttctcactttttttgtttagaGTTTTTTGTGTAGTGTTCCAATGCCTAATTGAGTTTATAACTAAAACACATGCACGATTATGTCAAAAAAGGCTAATTAAATCATGAAAAAACCAAGAAAACCATTTGCTCTGATGGCATACTAACTACTACCTGTTATCAGCATACATATCCTACAGATACAATCTAAAATCTCTTTCTCAGGATGT
This DNA window, taken from Eleginops maclovinus isolate JMC-PN-2008 ecotype Puerto Natales chromosome 9, JC_Emac_rtc_rv5, whole genome shotgun sequence, encodes the following:
- the ccdc50a gene encoding LOW QUALITY PROTEIN: coiled-coil domain-containing protein 50 (The sequence of the model RefSeq protein was modified relative to this genomic sequence to represent the inferred CDS: deleted 1 base in 1 codon), which translates into the protein MAETDISIDKNKLPGVKEVCRDFAVLEDHCLAYNLQEQEIESHLASNVNKSRLVQKDLLVAKKLQEEEDLRAKGQILKQHVEIERQDNEIAQEIQEELVRQAEQQLKQEEKDAAIARKLQEKEMKEERRRQKQMESNLEQEYFEDHGAASQHLDPEKHRRHKSSSPGRHDAYAPVSTHRDNSPEYSSTHPKRSRYPRQDPAAPHSHSRYPEHHLVAEGGRSRHADPYPEHLLPSKGKHGDRYTEYEPTETGRARGDGGGDTVVRTKERPGRPPPPQSPIERDGAWDRKRDRHHDRDKGRDLDWERHMGKDPRREQDLRGARAGGRDDERERDRQRQKDKDRQRIRTMSRDRGFEEERGHSRDRPREGKASWEEEEDDGERERRAGVRLRIHSGPENVFDDLELEGGGPGRGRSHSRSNGETGRIVHRGSGAVIPAEFGVTEATKGLAKLDIREQELKDMEVARKLQEEEIKASKMHVRSAQVAQDEEIARLLMEQEKKEYRKNRDREKEQDREEKERERLALEKMAYERRRPEGDYRPSSEEVVRPRTRDEQEHQRQRNHNKPSRPPQPRAHDYENVNSAYGYSDSMPPPRAPTRPEAHIRGRCTMASSGLQLLGFFLSLVGLAATVGATLLVEWKKQYQGKTHRIFEGLWMSCSGNERTTCEYHQYLLKLPREVQATRAVMLISVFLSTVALMVSTVGMKCTRFMDGKPESKSITAMIGGIMFMVSGILTIIITSWYVKVIVDINQESSQLQSFEFGNAVFVSWAGGLLTVAGGAFLGCRTCSQSQTTGSMISNNHLLPPKEGPRSNYV